The sequence GGAAACCAACTTGAGAGTCAAGTAATATTGCGAGTGAAGAGTTTGTGTGTTTGGTATTTGTGTAACGAGTGAGTTATTATATATTACACGAGACGAGAGAGCTACTTATAATGTAAATTTCATAGGAGTCCACAAATTTGGTGAGAAAAATTCTAAACATGAATTGTGAGTTTTGACGTTAGTCTTCAACAAATTCAcctatattttcatttaattttacttCTTATATGTATAACTCGTGTAAGTTTAATTAGTTGAGAACTTAAAGTAGTTTACCTGTTCAAGTTATAAACATTAGACAGTACAAGAAAACTTGTATAATGGATTAGATCAATCTCACCTTACTAGCCAAAATagatagaaacaaaagaacataTAAAAGCTCctcaatcaaattttaaaaatccaattagtaaattatattctatatatatgtgGAGCAAAAATCAACTAAATACATTGTAAAGTCACCCCGTGGTGGTATTAAAAAGGAAGTCACCAAAACAATAGTAACAGATGTGAACGAGGAAAATAAATGACGCCATGGTAACAAAAAATAGCATGAAGTCTCCTTGTAAAGATTCACATGAGACTTTAGAGGGATTAAACCTAGAGGACTGTGTGGCACCTTGGCAAGGTTTAGTGGTTTACCATGCTTAACCGAATTGCAAGAGATTGAGAGCTACGCTACCTGTAGTGTCCCACTGTCCAATCATCCCTGGTTAAACGTTTTTCCGTTGTACACACAAATGATGCTTCACATCATTTCAGGCATATATCACCATGTTCTTTAAATGTGTTCTCACTAGTTCCTCTTTTTCCGTTTAACCAcgtttgtttttaataaaaccttAAGGATTTTTGTCTGTTCAGATCACCAGAATCGATATTCATAAAATCGGCCCGTATAATCCGAACTCGTGAACAATTAGATAAGTAACAAACCGTTAAAAGAGTATatgaaacacaaataaaactttATGTATGAAACATACAAGTATAACAGAGTACAAGTATAAGTgtatgaagaaagaaaaagaagtatGGCTATGAGATCAAACCATATAAGATATTGTTCCCTAAGAAAACGACGATGAGattgcaccaaaaaaaaacgaCGATGAGATAGAGATAGACACACAAGATTAAAGGTGATAATAGAAATCTAGACCATGGGCGTGGGTGGGCCTTAAAGTAGATGGGCTTTCATACGGTTCAATAGGCTTAGTGGATTCCAGGAACTTCAGGCATCTTCGGCAACTCCGGCTTTGGAATCTCTGGAATCTTCGGTAGTTCCGGTTTTTGAATCTCCGGCATCTTTGGCAACTCCGGCAACTTTGGAGCCTCAGGCTTTTGAATTTCCGGAATCTTTGGCAGCTCCGGCTTAGGAATCTTTGGCATCTTTGGTAGTTCTGGCTTCTGAATCTCCAGCATCTTTGGCAATTCGGGCTTAGGAATCTCCGGCACCTTTGGTAGCTCCGGCTTCTGAATCTCCGGCATTTTTGGTAGCTCCGGCTTAGGAATCTCCGGCACCTTTGGTAACTCGGGTCTTGGAATCTCTGGCAACTTAGGAGCCTCGGGCTTCGGAGTCTCCATCAGCTTAGTCCCCTCGTGCTTCGGAATTTCTGGAATCTTTGGCAACTCGGGCACTTCGAATTTTGGTAGCTCCGGGTGAGATAGCTCAGGCAATTTCGGTAGCTCCGGGTGAGGTAGTTCGGGCAATTTCGGTAGCTCCCGGTGAGGTAGTTCGGG is a genomic window of Raphanus sativus cultivar WK10039 unplaced genomic scaffold, ASM80110v3 Scaffold3905, whole genome shotgun sequence containing:
- the LOC130507016 gene encoding protein PELPK1-like is translated as MALMKKSSLFALLLSSSPLLIICLTALLTNPASVGARRLLEEIPKPEIPKLPELPHFEIPKLPELPHPELPKLPELPHPELPKLPELPHRELPKLPELPHPELPKLPELSHPELPKFEVPELPKIPEIPKHEGTKLMETPKPEAPKLPEIPRPELPKVPEIPKPELPKMPEIQKPELPKVPEIPKPELPKMLEIQKPELPKMPKIPKPELPKIPEIQKPEAPKLPELPKMPEIQKPELPKIPEIPKPELPKMPEVPGIH